In Novosphingobium kaempferiae, the DNA window CAGCCTGCATCGGCTTCGACAGGCTCAGCCTGAGCGGATTGGAGAGGTTGTTACCCTGACCCCGCTCACCCTGAGCTTGTCGAAGGGTCAGGCGTCCAGCCTGCGGCCCAGCTTTACGAAGAACCAGATGAACGGCGGCACCATGATCGTCGAGAGCACCAGCTTCGAGATGATCTGGCCCTCCATGATCTGCACGATCGGCAGACCCGTGCCCGCGAAGGAGATGGTGATGAACAGCACCGTGTCGATCACCTGCGACAGCATCGAGGCGATCCATGCGCGCACCAGCAGCAGGCGCCCGCCCTTCTGCGACAGCTTCGAGAAGATCAGCACGTTCAGCGTCTGCGACACGCCGTAGGAGATCAGCCCCGCGAACTGCATCCGCGCGCCCTGCCCCAGCAGGCGGGCATAAGCCTCCTGATCGGTCCAGAACGATGCGGGCGGGACGACGTGGATCACGAATGTCAGCAGAAGCATCGAGACGATCAGCGGGATGAACCCGAAGCGGACCAGCCTGTTCGCCGTCGCGGTGCCGTGCAGCTCAGCCACCGCGCTCGACAGCACGACCAGCAGCAGGAAAGCGAAGATCCCCGATTCCACCGCCAGGTCGCCCAGCACCGGCCAGTGGCCGAGCGAGGCCAGCTTGGTCCCCAGCACGCCCGCCAGCACGACGAGGCCACCGTAGAGCAGCGAAAACACGAAAAGCGAGCGGGTGATGACGGGAGCCGGACGATCCATCGGCCTCCTGTAACGGGCAAAGCGCCATTGCACTAGGGGCGTGGAGAAAATGCGGGACGAATGCTGTTCGCGTCTCTTTTGATCGGTGGCGTGGTAAAGCGGCGCGATCGCGAGTGGCATCCACGCCTGATCATATGCGGGATGGCAGCTATCATGGGCCCTTCATTTGGAAGGCTGCTGCCCGCCCCATTGCTGATGTATTCGATGCTGACGGCAGTCTTCATTGGTATGATCGCATTTCCGGTGGCGGGCATTGTGCGAGACAAACGCCGCTACGGGAAGGTGCATCCCGCGTGGTGGCTGGGCCTTGCTTCAATCCTGCTTTTACAACTGGCCACTGAGACATTGGGCCGCGGTCCGATCGCCGCGTCAATCTATGAGCATGTGGTAATCGGAACACCCGGAGCGCGCGTCCCGCCGCTTATCTATCAATCCCCGCCGTTCCCGACTAGCTAATGGCGGTATCGCTAGCCTTGCGGACTAAGCCGTTCGGACTAGACCGACCCAAACTAGCCGTTCAAGGGGCGATTTTTGATCCCCAGGAGCAGACGGTCAGGTTTTCCGTTCCAACCGCGCGTCAAGCCAATCTCGGAATGCCAGCTTCCATTTCGCAATTGGTCCCAAGCTGCCCTTCAGCCTGACGATTAAAGCATCGGGAATTATCGATGGCTTGTTGACTGATTTACTTGCATCGGATAATTACGATGCATGGACACCAGCGATGCACTCTCGACACTCTCCGCTCTCGGCCATCCTACGCGGCTCGATGCGTTCCGACTGTTGATCCGACATGAGCCTGATGGCCTGTCGACCGGCGAATTGGTAGATGCATCGGGGCTGACCCAGAGCACGTTTTCGACGCATCTGGCCGTGATGGCTAAGGCCGGACTGGTGCTTTCCGAGAAGCGTGGCCGCCAACAGATTCAGCGTGCCAACCTCGACGTGCTGCGCGGACTGATGGTCTATCTGGCCAAGGATTGCTGCCAGGGGCGCGCCGAACTGTGCGAGCCGCTTCTGGCCGAACTTACCTGCTGCTGAAGAGGCAACAATGACCGATATCGTGATCTACCATAACCCGCTTTGCGGGACGTCTCGTAATGCCCTGGCCATGATCCGCAATGCGGGCATCGAGCCTCATGTCGTCGAGTACCTGAAGACGCCGCCAAGTCGCGCGCTGCTGATGGAACTGATCGCGCGGGCCGCCATCACGCCACGCGCTCTGCTGCGTGAGAACGGTACGCCTTATGCCGAACTGGGCCTCGGCGACGAGACCTTGACGGACGAGGCCTTGATCGACGCGATGATGGAGCATCCCATCCTCATCAACCGGCCGCTTGTGGTGTCGCCGCTGGGCGTGAAGCTCTGCCGCCCTTCCGAAAAAGTGCTGGATCTCTTGCCCACTGAGCAGCGCGGCACTTTCGTCAAGGAAGACGGCGAAGTCGTGGAAGCGACCCGGCGGTGACCCTTTCGGTTCGTAGCGCAACAATCGGCGATGCCGAGGCCATCGCCGCCATCTATGCGCATCACGTTCTTCACGGCACGGCGACCTACGAAGTCGTACCACCGACCGAGGACGAGACCGCCGAGAAGATCTTGACGGTGACTGACCGGAATTGGCCGTTCCTCGTCGCCTGCGATGCCGATCAAGTGGTCGGCTATGCCTACGCCACGCAGTTCCGGGACCGCCCCGCCTACGCCTATGCCTGCGAGAACAGCATCTACGTGGCGCACGACCGGCGCGGTGGCGGCATCGGCAAACTTCTGCTCAAGACCCTGCTGGAAGCCTGCGAGGCTCGCGGGTTCCGCCGCATGGTTGCGGTCATCGGCGGGGCGGAACCTGCCTCGGTAGCCCTCCACGGTTCCTGCGGTTTTGAACACGCTGGACGCTTGACCGGGATGGGCTGGAAGGCTGGCCGCTGGCTCGACACGGTCTACATGCAGATCGCCTTGGGCGGTGGCACCGGGACCGCGCCTGTCCCTTCCGGGAAGGGTTGACGACCATGTCGCTTTTCGAGCGCTATCTCTCGCTCTGGGTGGCCCTGTGCATCGTTGTCGGGATCGGTCTCGGCCACTTGCTCCCCGGCGCCTTCGAGGCGATCGCAGCGCTGGAGTTCGCCAACGTCAACATCGTGGTGGCGGGCCTGATCTGGCTGATGATCATTCCGATGCTGCTGCGGGTCGATTTCGGCGCGCTCCATAGCCTTCGGCAGCACTGGCGCGGCATCGGCGTCACCGTCGTAGTGAACTGGGCGATCAAGCCATTTTCGATGTCACTGTTTGGTACGTTTTTCCTCGGCTATCTGTTCGCCCCGATGCTGCCTGAAGGCGCATCGTCGTCCTACATTGCCGGGCTGATCCTTCTTGCTGCAGCACCTTGCACCGCGATGGTCTTCGTCTGGTCCAATATCGTCGAGGGCGACCCGAACTACACCTTGAGCCAGGTGGCGCTGAACGACCTGATCATGGTCTTTGCCTTCGCGCCGCTCGTAGGCCTGCTGCTGGGTGTAGCATCGATCACCGTGCCGTGGAACACGCTGGGGCTGTCGGTGGGCCTCTACATCGTCGTCCCGGTGCTCATCTCGCAACTGCTCCGCCGCGCGCTCCTTCGCGGCGGCGAGAAGGGGCTTCAGCGTTTCCTGTCCGCCATCGGTCCGATCAGCCTTGCCAGCCTGTTGCTGACGCTGGTGCTGCTGTTCGGCTTTCAGGGCGAACAGATTATCCGGCAGCCATTGGTGATCGCGTTGATTGCCGTGCCGATCCTGTTTCAGGTCTATCTTAATGCCGGCATCGCCTATTG includes these proteins:
- the arsC gene encoding arsenate reductase (glutaredoxin) (This arsenate reductase requires both glutathione and glutaredoxin to convert arsenate to arsenite, after which the efflux transporter formed by ArsA and ArsB can extrude the arsenite from the cell, providing resistance.) gives rise to the protein MTDIVIYHNPLCGTSRNALAMIRNAGIEPHVVEYLKTPPSRALLMELIARAAITPRALLRENGTPYAELGLGDETLTDEALIDAMMEHPILINRPLVVSPLGVKLCRPSEKVLDLLPTEQRGTFVKEDGEVVEATRR
- a CDS encoding queuosine precursor transporter, whose amino-acid sequence is MDRPAPVITRSLFVFSLLYGGLVVLAGVLGTKLASLGHWPVLGDLAVESGIFAFLLLVVLSSAVAELHGTATANRLVRFGFIPLIVSMLLLTFVIHVVPPASFWTDQEAYARLLGQGARMQFAGLISYGVSQTLNVLIFSKLSQKGGRLLLVRAWIASMLSQVIDTVLFITISFAGTGLPIVQIMEGQIISKLVLSTIMVPPFIWFFVKLGRRLDA
- the arsB gene encoding ACR3 family arsenite efflux transporter, which codes for MSLFERYLSLWVALCIVVGIGLGHLLPGAFEAIAALEFANVNIVVAGLIWLMIIPMLLRVDFGALHSLRQHWRGIGVTVVVNWAIKPFSMSLFGTFFLGYLFAPMLPEGASSSYIAGLILLAAAPCTAMVFVWSNIVEGDPNYTLSQVALNDLIMVFAFAPLVGLLLGVASITVPWNTLGLSVGLYIVVPVLISQLLRRALLRGGEKGLQRFLSAIGPISLASLLLTLVLLFGFQGEQIIRQPLVIALIAVPILFQVYLNAGIAYWLSRRFGVAWCVAGPSALIGASNFFELAVAAAISLFGLSSGAALATVVGVLVEVPVMLSIVALVKRTRPWYEKGISA
- a CDS encoding GNAT family N-acetyltransferase, which translates into the protein MTLSVRSATIGDAEAIAAIYAHHVLHGTATYEVVPPTEDETAEKILTVTDRNWPFLVACDADQVVGYAYATQFRDRPAYAYACENSIYVAHDRRGGGIGKLLLKTLLEACEARGFRRMVAVIGGAEPASVALHGSCGFEHAGRLTGMGWKAGRWLDTVYMQIALGGGTGTAPVPSGKG
- a CDS encoding ArsR/SmtB family transcription factor produces the protein MDTSDALSTLSALGHPTRLDAFRLLIRHEPDGLSTGELVDASGLTQSTFSTHLAVMAKAGLVLSEKRGRQQIQRANLDVLRGLMVYLAKDCCQGRAELCEPLLAELTCC